One stretch of Streptomyces hygroscopicus DNA includes these proteins:
- a CDS encoding cytochrome C: MVGDERLGRQEGSTGSVPDRWWRGDEANLALGEDPDPALDRTRIGLEWESGYHAEVVPELRPHAAPRPAAAFSRPTAVGRPQRPLAAGTTAVRPAQLPAAVADFTGREDLVRELNDRLAPPSDPPAAIAIAGIGGIGKTALAVHLAHTARHHFPDGQLYVDLGGAGSSPADPETVLGAFLRSLGTPDAAIPDGAEERAALYRASLEGRRVLVLLDNARDAAQVRPLLPGEGAPDCVALITSRAHMADLDRAHPVDLDAMSPREAFALFALIVGEERAMVERAAVMEVVSSCSYLPLAIRIAACRLASRRTWTVSVLARKLADERRRLDELRAGDLAVKATFELGYGQLDPAQARAFRLLGLVGGPDISLPAAGAVLGLDVEETARLLTSLVDISLLESAVPGRYRFHDLVRLYARACAERESRAAAEREEALSRLLDFYLATAARVYAMERPGDRMVEHLEPTGHPGLCFETSKAALDWLFAEGDCLLDCVPRCSGETTRRRAGDLLLGALDLAESGARPRQYETVARAAGDAAHAAGDSRTEARARSALGHLYSFTGRYAQAERELRRALELDGEDPVIASRASNQLGIVTNGLGRYDDAEKFLGQALDAFRADANEAGEASALANLSRIHVSRGRTGSGVELAEQGLAIYRRLGAPLRLANGMYTLGIALTRAHRLEEASVHLTEALDLFREARQPLWEGMAHYRLAEMHLAAHRPTKAVAHAEQSLALGGLGGEWRRFSFLTVLSKALMAAGQRGRAEDCWSQARALRERLGSPEPEEVRQLLATSAPDLPASTDPNPGHREAFGVGPPVSESGPWS; this comes from the coding sequence ATGGTCGGCGACGAGCGCCTGGGGCGGCAGGAAGGCTCCACCGGATCCGTACCGGACCGGTGGTGGCGCGGTGACGAGGCGAACCTCGCCCTCGGCGAGGACCCGGACCCCGCCCTCGACCGGACGCGGATCGGGCTGGAGTGGGAGAGCGGCTACCACGCCGAAGTCGTCCCCGAGCTCCGGCCGCACGCCGCTCCACGGCCCGCCGCCGCGTTCTCCCGGCCCACCGCCGTGGGCCGCCCGCAACGCCCCCTGGCCGCCGGCACCACCGCCGTCCGCCCCGCGCAACTGCCCGCGGCGGTCGCCGACTTCACCGGCCGCGAGGACCTCGTACGAGAGCTGAACGACCGGCTCGCACCCCCCTCCGACCCGCCGGCCGCCATCGCCATCGCCGGTATCGGAGGCATCGGCAAGACCGCCCTGGCCGTCCATCTCGCGCACACCGCCCGCCACCACTTCCCCGACGGCCAGCTCTACGTCGACCTCGGCGGTGCGGGCTCCTCCCCCGCCGACCCCGAAACCGTGCTCGGCGCCTTCCTGCGCTCGCTCGGCACCCCCGACGCCGCCATCCCGGACGGCGCCGAGGAGCGCGCCGCCCTCTATCGCGCGTCCCTCGAGGGCCGCCGGGTCCTCGTCCTGCTGGACAACGCCCGCGACGCCGCCCAGGTCCGGCCGCTGCTCCCGGGCGAGGGCGCACCGGACTGCGTGGCGCTGATCACCAGCCGCGCCCATATGGCCGACCTGGACCGCGCCCACCCGGTCGACCTGGACGCGATGAGCCCGAGGGAGGCGTTCGCCCTCTTCGCGCTGATCGTGGGCGAGGAGCGGGCGATGGTCGAGCGCGCGGCGGTCATGGAGGTGGTGTCGTCCTGCTCCTACCTTCCGCTCGCCATCCGCATCGCGGCCTGCCGGCTCGCCTCCCGCCGCACCTGGACCGTCTCCGTTCTCGCCCGCAAACTCGCCGACGAGCGACGGCGGCTGGACGAGCTGCGGGCCGGGGATCTGGCCGTCAAGGCGACCTTCGAACTCGGCTACGGACAGCTCGACCCGGCCCAGGCCCGCGCCTTCCGCCTGCTCGGCCTGGTCGGCGGCCCGGACATCTCGCTGCCGGCCGCGGGCGCGGTGCTCGGACTCGACGTCGAGGAGACCGCCCGGCTCCTCACCTCCCTCGTGGACATCTCGCTGCTGGAGTCCGCCGTACCGGGGCGCTACCGCTTCCATGACCTCGTACGGCTCTACGCACGGGCCTGCGCCGAGCGGGAGTCGCGGGCGGCGGCGGAGCGCGAGGAGGCGCTGTCGCGGCTGCTGGACTTCTACCTCGCCACGGCGGCGCGGGTGTACGCCATGGAGCGGCCCGGCGATCGTATGGTCGAGCACTTGGAGCCCACCGGCCATCCAGGACTGTGCTTCGAGACCTCCAAAGCCGCCCTGGACTGGCTCTTCGCGGAGGGCGACTGCCTGCTCGACTGCGTGCCCAGGTGCAGCGGGGAGACCACCCGCCGCCGCGCCGGGGATCTGCTGCTGGGCGCGCTGGACCTCGCCGAGTCCGGGGCCCGGCCGCGGCAGTACGAAACGGTGGCGCGGGCGGCCGGCGACGCGGCCCACGCCGCCGGGGACTCCCGCACCGAGGCCCGCGCCCGCTCGGCGCTGGGGCATCTGTACAGCTTCACGGGCCGGTACGCCCAGGCCGAGCGCGAGCTTCGGCGCGCGCTGGAGCTGGACGGCGAGGATCCGGTGATCGCCAGCCGCGCCTCCAATCAGCTCGGCATCGTCACCAACGGCCTGGGGCGGTACGACGACGCGGAGAAGTTCCTCGGACAGGCCCTCGACGCGTTCCGCGCCGATGCCAACGAGGCCGGTGAGGCGAGCGCCCTGGCCAATCTCTCCCGGATCCATGTGAGCCGGGGCCGCACCGGGAGCGGTGTGGAACTGGCCGAGCAGGGGCTCGCCATCTACCGCAGGCTCGGCGCCCCGCTGCGGCTCGCCAACGGGATGTACACCCTCGGCATCGCGCTGACGCGTGCCCACCGTCTGGAAGAGGCGTCCGTTCACCTCACCGAGGCGCTCGACCTGTTCCGCGAAGCCCGTCAGCCGCTGTGGGAAGGCATGGCCCATTACCGGCTGGCCGAAATGCATCTGGCAGCGCATCGCCCCACCAAGGCGGTGGCGCACGCCGAACAGTCCCTCGCCCTGGGCGGTCTCGGCGGCGAGTGGCGGCGCTTCTCCTTTCTCACCGTTTTGTCGAAAGCCCTGATGGCGGCCGGGCAGCGCGGCCGGGCCGAGGACTGCTGGAGCCAGGCGCGGGCCCTTCGCGAACGGCTGGGCTCACCCGAGCCCGAGGAGGTGCGCCAACTGCTGGCGACCTCGGCGCCGGACCTCCCGGCGTCCACGGATCCGAATCCCGGCCATCGGGAAGCCTTCGGAGTCGGCCCCCCGGTGTCCGAAAGCGGGCCCTGGAGCTGA
- a CDS encoding AraC family transcriptional regulator, with product MIETVFRCDDLPRADRFDFWREQMAQLMAPMEMSSDHTRDFRGEVRILEFGAASVWPTKFREMNFRRTPKLIRQSDPELYHFSFIQEGNLQVSQSRQEAAHSAQGLYVVDTSRPFDCLAFGGPPGGVGLEIPKALIPVPHDRIDRLLAQPIPAREGVGALLTGFLARLAADRGSYGPSDGPRLGTVLIDLAAALLAQAVEADDALPPETRRHTLALRLQSFIQRNLSDPRLSPATIAAAHHISVGYLHRLFRARDTTVSAWIRQQRLDRVRRDLTDPGLYTVPIHELAARWGFAHPAVFSRAFRAAYGMPPSDYRHLALVSSAPGATPRRPVRTDSRPSAPPTAPVTS from the coding sequence ATGATCGAGACGGTCTTCCGCTGCGACGATCTGCCCAGAGCGGATCGGTTCGACTTCTGGCGTGAGCAGATGGCACAACTCATGGCGCCGATGGAGATGAGCAGCGACCACACCCGTGACTTCCGGGGAGAGGTGCGCATCCTCGAGTTCGGCGCCGCCTCCGTGTGGCCCACGAAGTTCCGTGAGATGAACTTCCGGCGGACGCCCAAGCTGATCCGGCAGTCCGACCCCGAGCTGTACCACTTCTCGTTCATCCAGGAGGGAAACCTCCAGGTCTCTCAGTCCCGCCAGGAGGCCGCGCACAGCGCGCAGGGGCTCTACGTCGTCGACACCTCGCGCCCCTTCGACTGCCTGGCCTTCGGCGGCCCTCCCGGAGGCGTGGGCCTGGAGATCCCCAAGGCCCTGATCCCGGTCCCGCACGACCGGATCGACCGGCTGCTCGCCCAGCCCATCCCGGCGCGCGAGGGCGTCGGCGCCCTGCTGACCGGATTCCTCGCCCGGCTGGCCGCGGACCGCGGCTCCTACGGCCCCTCCGATGGCCCGCGCCTGGGGACCGTACTGATCGACCTGGCGGCGGCGCTGCTCGCCCAGGCCGTCGAGGCCGACGACGCCCTGCCGCCCGAGACCCGCCGGCACACCCTGGCCTTACGGCTGCAGAGCTTCATCCAGCGGAACCTGTCCGACCCACGGCTGTCACCGGCCACCATCGCCGCCGCGCACCACATCTCCGTCGGCTATCTGCACCGCCTCTTCCGCGCCCGCGACACCACGGTCTCCGCATGGATCCGGCAGCAGCGGCTGGACCGCGTCCGGCGCGACCTCACCGACCCGGGCCTGTACACCGTCCCCATCCACGAACTCGCCGCCCGCTGGGGCTTCGCCCACCCCGCCGTCTTCAGCCGCGCCTTCCGCGCCGCGTACGGCATGCCGCCCAGCGACTACCGCCACCTGGCACTGGTGTCCAGCGCGCCGGGCGCAACCCCGCGGCGCCCGGTGCGCACGGACTCCCGGCCCTCCGCACCACCCACGGCCCCTGTCACTTCGTAA
- a CDS encoding aminoacylase produces MLDHLIKGATVADGTGAPSYVADVGIRDGRIVAIAEPGTVTEPARSAEDATGLILAPGFVDPHTHYDAQLFWDPYATPSMNHGVTTVAGGNCGFTLAPLNPDRPGDADYTRRMMSRVEGMSLVALEQGAPWNWHGFGEYLDALEGRIAVNAGFMVGHCALRRHVMGEDAIGGQPTPAQLEEMLLLFHEAMDAGAWGLSTTQSSTHSDGDGQPVASRHAGPEELLALSRAVGEHEGTQIEAIVAGCLDQFADEEIDLLVEMSAAAGRPLNWNVLTIDAAVPERVPRQLQASERARKAGGRIVALTMPILTPMNMSLGTFCALNLIPGWGDILGLPIPERIAKLRDPDVRAEMLRRASGPEAGVFRRLTHFGRYVIGDTYSAANAGLTGRVVRDIAAERGQEDFAALVEICAADEMRTVLWPMPTDNDPASWELRQRTWEHEDVMLGGSDAGAHLDRMCGAPYTTRFIGDCLRGRKLVGLERAVRMLTDDPARLLGLRERGRIAEGYHADLVLFDPERIDAGQARLVHDLPGDSPRLDSRAMGIVSVRVGGTETIRDDEITGAAPGRVLRSGRDTETVSTRG; encoded by the coding sequence GTGCTCGACCACCTGATCAAGGGCGCCACCGTGGCGGACGGCACCGGCGCGCCCTCCTACGTCGCCGACGTCGGCATCCGGGACGGCCGGATCGTGGCCATCGCCGAGCCCGGGACCGTCACCGAACCGGCGCGGTCCGCCGAGGACGCCACCGGGCTCATCCTCGCGCCCGGGTTCGTCGACCCGCACACCCACTACGACGCCCAGCTTTTCTGGGATCCGTACGCCACCCCCTCCATGAACCACGGCGTGACCACCGTCGCGGGCGGCAACTGCGGCTTCACCCTCGCTCCGCTCAACCCCGACCGGCCCGGCGACGCCGACTACACCCGGCGGATGATGAGCCGGGTCGAGGGCATGTCGCTGGTGGCGCTGGAGCAGGGCGCGCCCTGGAACTGGCACGGCTTCGGCGAGTACCTGGACGCGCTGGAGGGCCGGATCGCCGTCAACGCGGGCTTCATGGTGGGGCACTGCGCGCTGCGCCGCCATGTGATGGGCGAGGACGCGATCGGCGGACAGCCCACGCCCGCGCAGCTGGAGGAGATGCTGCTCCTCTTCCACGAGGCGATGGACGCGGGGGCGTGGGGGCTGTCCACCACCCAGTCCTCGACCCACTCGGACGGGGACGGACAGCCGGTCGCCTCCCGTCACGCGGGGCCCGAGGAGCTCCTGGCGCTCTCCCGGGCCGTCGGCGAACACGAGGGGACGCAGATCGAGGCGATCGTGGCGGGCTGTCTCGACCAGTTCGCCGACGAGGAGATCGATCTGCTGGTGGAGATGAGCGCGGCCGCCGGCCGCCCGCTCAACTGGAACGTCCTGACCATCGACGCGGCCGTCCCCGAGCGGGTGCCGCGCCAGCTCCAGGCCAGCGAACGGGCCCGTAAGGCGGGCGGCAGGATCGTCGCGCTCACCATGCCGATCCTCACCCCCATGAACATGTCGCTCGGCACCTTCTGCGCGCTGAACCTCATCCCGGGCTGGGGCGACATCCTGGGGCTGCCGATCCCGGAGCGGATCGCGAAGCTCCGCGACCCGGACGTGCGGGCGGAGATGCTGCGCCGCGCGAGCGGCCCCGAGGCCGGGGTCTTCCGCCGGCTCACCCACTTCGGGCGGTACGTCATCGGCGACACCTACAGCGCGGCCAACGCCGGGCTGACCGGCCGGGTCGTCCGCGACATCGCCGCCGAGCGCGGGCAGGAGGACTTCGCCGCACTGGTGGAGATCTGCGCCGCCGACGAGATGCGCACGGTGCTGTGGCCCATGCCGACCGACAACGACCCGGCGAGCTGGGAGCTGCGACAGCGCACCTGGGAACACGAGGACGTCATGCTCGGCGGCTCGGACGCGGGGGCCCATCTGGACCGGATGTGCGGCGCCCCGTACACCACCCGCTTCATCGGCGACTGTCTGCGCGGACGGAAACTGGTCGGCCTGGAGCGGGCGGTACGGATGCTGACGGACGATCCGGCGCGGCTGCTCGGGCTGCGCGAACGCGGCCGGATCGCCGAGGGCTACCACGCCGACCTGGTCCTCTTCGACCCCGAGCGGATCGACGCGGGCCAGGCGCGGCTGGTGCACGACCTGCCGGGCGACAGCCCCCGGCTGGACTCGCGGGCGATGGGGATCGTGAGCGTCCGGGTGGGCGGCACCGAGACCATCCGGGACGACGAGATCACCGGCGCGGCGCCGGGACGGGTGCTGCGGTCGGGCCGGGACACGGAGACGGTGAGCACGAGGGGCTGA
- a CDS encoding TetR family transcriptional regulator produces MARATQTAGTSGTGRPASRHHGNRHGRSEQARLSVLNAADDLLAEKGFAGVTMEGIATRAGVAKQTIYRWWSAKTDILMDALLQDVAEDLPVRDRGDLALDLRGYLCDLAGFLSGSDSGAVFKALVAQAQHDPAFARDFRARYLDGQRRRDRLPLERAVERGELPPGLDLTAETDQLMGPVYYRVLVTDEPVGQEFTDRLVDAFLHRHGLTPPANG; encoded by the coding sequence ATGGCACGCGCGACACAGACCGCCGGGACGAGCGGCACCGGCCGACCGGCATCACGCCACCACGGCAACCGGCACGGGCGCAGCGAACAGGCCCGGCTGTCGGTGCTGAACGCGGCCGACGACCTGCTGGCAGAGAAGGGTTTCGCGGGCGTCACGATGGAGGGGATCGCCACCCGGGCCGGGGTCGCCAAGCAGACGATCTACCGCTGGTGGAGCGCCAAGACCGACATCCTCATGGACGCCCTTCTCCAGGACGTGGCCGAGGACCTGCCCGTGCGCGACCGCGGTGACCTCGCCCTGGACCTGCGCGGCTATCTGTGCGACCTGGCCGGGTTCCTCAGCGGGTCCGACTCGGGCGCCGTTTTCAAGGCCCTGGTCGCCCAGGCGCAGCACGATCCGGCGTTCGCCCGGGACTTCCGGGCCCGGTACCTCGACGGCCAGCGCCGCCGCGACCGCCTCCCGCTGGAACGGGCCGTGGAGCGCGGGGAGTTGCCGCCCGGCCTGGACCTGACGGCCGAGACCGACCAGCTCATGGGCCCCGTCTACTACCGGGTGCTGGTGACCGACGAACCCGTGGGCCAGGAGTTCACCGACCGGCTCGTGGACGCCTTCCTCCACCGCCACGGGCTGACACCACCGGCGAACGGCTGA
- a CDS encoding 3-ketoacyl-ACP reductase: MARAALITGASRGIGLAVAEALTADGAAVCVTARDPRELAEAVRRLGPRAIACPGDVADPAHLEAAVARTLEEFGRLDILVNNAATNAPLGPLMTVDPLAWRMAFTVNVEAPLRLIQAAWRGWMRDHGGAVVNICTEGTHGVGPGIGAYGTAKTALLRLTRQLAAELAPSVRVNAVSPGLVRTEMARFVWEPGEREIAAALPLARIGEPEDVARAVRWLVSDEASWITGADLVVDGGRRVRAARPIG; this comes from the coding sequence ATGGCACGCGCGGCCCTGATCACGGGCGCCTCACGGGGCATCGGGCTCGCCGTGGCGGAGGCGCTGACGGCGGACGGTGCGGCGGTGTGCGTCACGGCGCGGGACCCGAGGGAGCTGGCCGAGGCCGTACGCCGCCTCGGTCCGCGCGCCATCGCCTGCCCGGGGGACGTGGCGGACCCGGCCCACCTGGAGGCGGCGGTGGCCCGCACCCTCGAGGAGTTCGGCCGCCTCGACATCCTGGTCAACAACGCCGCCACCAACGCCCCGCTCGGTCCGCTGATGACGGTGGACCCGCTCGCCTGGCGCATGGCCTTCACGGTCAATGTGGAGGCCCCGTTGCGCCTGATCCAGGCGGCATGGCGCGGCTGGATGCGCGACCACGGCGGCGCGGTCGTCAACATCTGCACCGAGGGCACCCACGGCGTCGGCCCGGGTATCGGCGCCTACGGCACCGCCAAGACCGCCCTCCTCCGCCTCACCCGCCAGCTCGCCGCCGAACTGGCCCCGTCGGTCCGCGTCAACGCCGTCTCCCCGGGGCTGGTCCGCACCGAGATGGCCCGCTTCGTCTGGGAGCCCGGCGAGCGCGAGATCGCCGCGGCGCTCCCGCTGGCCCGGATCGGCGAACCGGAGGACGTGGCGCGCGCGGTCCGCTGGCTGGTCTCGGACGAGGCGTCCTGGATCACCGGCGCGGACCTGGTGGTCGACGGCGGCCGCCGGGTCCGCGCGGCGCGGCCTATCGGCTGA
- a CDS encoding short-chain dehydrogenase, producing the protein MGKLDGRVVVITGAARGQGEHEARLFVAEGARVVLCDVLDEPGEALAKELGESARFVHLDVGREDDWNAAVEAAKDAFGAVDGLVNNAGILRFNELVSTPLTEYLEVVQVNQVGAFLGMRTLAPELAAAGGGTIVNTASYVALSGMAFLTSYAATKAAVVGMTRVAAMELADKGIRVNAICPGAIDTPMTNPAQLDPGADTAEASAAVDELYRKLVPLGRIGRPEEVARLALFLSSEDSSYVTGQPFVVDGGWLTGVSVF; encoded by the coding sequence ATGGGCAAGCTGGACGGGCGGGTCGTCGTCATCACCGGGGCGGCGCGCGGACAAGGTGAGCACGAGGCACGGCTGTTCGTGGCGGAGGGCGCGCGGGTGGTCCTCTGCGACGTGCTGGACGAGCCGGGCGAGGCGCTGGCCAAGGAGCTGGGCGAGAGCGCCCGCTTCGTCCATCTGGACGTGGGCCGGGAGGACGACTGGAACGCCGCCGTCGAGGCCGCGAAGGACGCCTTCGGCGCGGTCGACGGCCTGGTCAACAACGCCGGGATCCTCCGCTTCAACGAGCTGGTCAGCACCCCGCTCACGGAGTATCTGGAGGTGGTCCAGGTCAACCAGGTCGGGGCGTTCCTGGGGATGCGGACCCTCGCGCCGGAGCTGGCGGCGGCGGGCGGCGGGACGATCGTGAACACCGCCTCGTACGTCGCCCTGTCCGGTATGGCCTTCCTCACCTCGTACGCCGCGACGAAGGCGGCCGTGGTGGGGATGACGCGGGTGGCCGCGATGGAGCTCGCGGACAAGGGCATCCGGGTCAACGCGATATGCCCGGGCGCGATCGACACCCCCATGACCAACCCGGCCCAGCTCGACCCGGGCGCCGACACCGCGGAGGCGTCGGCGGCGGTCGACGAGCTGTACCGCAAGCTGGTGCCGCTGGGCCGGATCGGCCGCCCGGAGGAGGTGGCGCGGCTGGCGCTCTTCCTGTCGTCGGAGGACTCGTCGTATGTGACGGGCCAGCCGTTCGTCGTCGACGGCGGCTGGCTGACCGGCGTCTCGGTCTTCTAG
- a CDS encoding luciferase gives MEFGLFVQGYVPESRRRTDPEAEHHALLEETEYVIQADRSGFKYAWASEHHFLEEYSHLSANDVYLGYLAHATERIHLGSGIFNPLPQVNHPVKVAEKVAMLDHLSGGRFEFGSGRGAGSHEILGFLPGITDMNATKEIWEETIAEFPKMWLQDEYQGFAGKHWSLPPRKVLPKPYGGSHPAMWYAAGSPPSYAMAGKKGLGVLGFSIQKVSDMEWVLDSYKNAIKEAEPVGGFVNDNVMVTSTAICAETHAKAVEIAVGGGLNYLQSLLFRYHDTFPRPDGIPEWPELLPEYTEEIIELLIAEELMICGDPDEVFRQCKRWEQAGADQLSFGLPIGIGYEDTMNTVKLIGEHVIPKIDTDPVHRTTRFRHAGTR, from the coding sequence ATGGAATTCGGACTCTTTGTGCAGGGATACGTCCCCGAAAGCCGACGCCGAACCGACCCCGAGGCCGAGCACCACGCGCTCCTCGAGGAGACCGAGTACGTCATCCAGGCCGACCGGTCCGGCTTCAAGTACGCATGGGCCTCCGAGCACCACTTCCTGGAGGAGTACTCCCACCTCTCCGCGAACGATGTCTACCTCGGCTATCTCGCCCACGCCACCGAGCGCATCCACCTGGGCTCCGGCATCTTCAACCCGCTGCCGCAGGTCAACCACCCGGTCAAGGTCGCCGAGAAGGTCGCGATGCTCGACCACCTCTCCGGCGGCCGGTTCGAGTTCGGCTCCGGCCGGGGCGCGGGCAGCCACGAGATCCTCGGCTTCCTCCCGGGGATCACCGACATGAACGCCACCAAGGAGATCTGGGAAGAGACGATCGCCGAGTTCCCCAAGATGTGGCTGCAGGACGAGTACCAGGGCTTCGCGGGCAAGCACTGGTCGCTGCCGCCGCGCAAGGTGCTGCCCAAGCCGTACGGGGGCTCCCACCCGGCGATGTGGTACGCGGCCGGATCGCCGCCCTCGTACGCGATGGCCGGCAAGAAGGGCCTCGGCGTGCTCGGCTTCTCCATCCAGAAGGTCTCCGACATGGAGTGGGTCCTCGACTCCTACAAGAACGCGATCAAGGAGGCCGAGCCGGTCGGCGGCTTCGTCAACGACAACGTGATGGTCACCTCCACCGCGATCTGCGCGGAGACCCATGCCAAGGCCGTCGAGATCGCGGTCGGCGGCGGGCTCAACTATCTGCAGTCGCTGCTCTTCCGCTACCACGACACCTTCCCCCGCCCGGACGGCATCCCGGAGTGGCCCGAGCTGCTGCCGGAGTACACCGAGGAGATCATCGAACTCCTCATCGCCGAGGAGCTGATGATCTGCGGCGACCCGGACGAGGTCTTCCGCCAGTGCAAGCGGTGGGAACAGGCCGGGGCCGACCAGCTGTCGTTCGGGCTGCCGATCGGGATCGGCTACGAGGACACGATGAACACGGTCAAGCTCATCGGCGAGCACGTCATCCCGAAGATCGACACCGATCCGGTGCACCGCACGACCCGCTTCCGCCACGCCGGGACCCGGTAG
- a CDS encoding F420-dependent oxidoreductase: MRVLPRGRLSYGMQLPVQSQSTLYAEPWEAEAGPAELLAVARAADRLGFAYLAVCDHVAIPRRLAAAMGTVWYDPVATLGWLAAATERVRLLSHVAVAALRHPLLSAKQYATLDHLSGGRLILGVGAGHVREEFEALGVDFARRGALLDETVDALKAALGPEEFPGFRGERFAFSGLGQAPRPVQTPRPPLWIGGSSPAAVRRAAIRGDGWLPQGDPRDRLPGQLARLRALREEAGIDEPAEIGAITEPLYVGEPGWDVGRRTLTGAPEPLAESLRAYAAMGVDQIQVRFRCRDHTELTDQMAAFAADVAPHLDD; this comes from the coding sequence ATGCGCGTCCTGCCCCGGGGCCGGTTGAGCTACGGCATGCAGTTGCCCGTCCAGTCGCAGTCCACCCTTTACGCCGAGCCGTGGGAGGCGGAGGCCGGCCCGGCCGAGCTGCTCGCGGTCGCCCGCGCCGCCGACCGGCTCGGCTTCGCCTACCTCGCCGTCTGCGACCACGTCGCGATCCCGCGGCGGCTGGCCGCCGCCATGGGCACCGTCTGGTACGACCCGGTGGCCACCCTCGGCTGGCTCGCCGCGGCCACCGAGCGGGTGCGGCTGCTCAGCCATGTGGCGGTCGCCGCGCTGCGGCATCCGCTGCTGTCCGCCAAGCAGTACGCGACGCTCGACCACCTCTCCGGCGGCCGGCTGATCCTCGGGGTCGGCGCCGGGCATGTGCGGGAGGAGTTCGAGGCCCTCGGGGTGGACTTCGCCCGGCGCGGGGCGCTGCTGGACGAGACGGTCGACGCGCTGAAGGCGGCGCTGGGGCCCGAGGAGTTCCCCGGCTTCCGCGGGGAGCGGTTCGCGTTCAGCGGTCTGGGGCAGGCCCCGCGCCCCGTCCAGACGCCGCGGCCCCCGCTGTGGATCGGCGGCTCCTCGCCCGCGGCGGTGCGCCGGGCGGCGATCCGGGGCGACGGCTGGCTGCCGCAGGGCGATCCGCGGGACCGGCTGCCCGGCCAGCTCGCCCGGCTGCGCGCGCTGCGGGAAGAAGCGGGGATCGACGAGCCCGCCGAGATCGGCGCGATCACCGAACCGCTGTACGTGGGCGAGCCCGGCTGGGACGTGGGGCGCCGCACCCTGACCGGCGCGCCGGAGCCGCTGGCCGAGAGCCTGCGCGCGTACGCCGCGATGGGGGTGGACCAGATCCAGGTGCGGTTCCGCTGCCGGGACCACACCGAACTGACCGACCAGATGGCGGCCTTCGCCGCCGATGTCGCTCCGCACCTCGATGACTAG
- a CDS encoding amidohydrolase, producing MESFPKIISVDDHTVEPPHVWRDRLPSRYRDTGPRIVRAPLKEMTFIGGRFAPKMGAPGDDGPLADWWVYEELHRPLTRLDTAVGYDRDEVKLEAITYEQMRPGSFSVPDRLADMDVNHVQSALCFPTFPRFCGQTFTEAADRELGLLGVRAYNDWMVEEWCGPEARGRLIPLIIVPLWDAELAAAEVRRNAARGVRAVCFSEIPPNLGLPSIHTDDWDPFLAACDETGTVIAMHIGSSSRMPSTSADAPPAVGSTITFANCCFSMVDWLMSGKFERFPDLKVMYAEGQIGWIPYILERADVVWEENRGWGGVADKVLRPPSELFAEHVYGCFFDDAFGLRNLDAIGVGNVLYETDYPHSDSTWPKSREVGEAQMGHLAPDVVERIVRGNAIDLLGLTADGLWAGAPGV from the coding sequence ATGGAGAGCTTCCCGAAGATAATCTCGGTGGACGACCACACGGTTGAGCCCCCTCACGTCTGGCGGGACCGCCTCCCGTCGAGGTACCGCGACACCGGGCCGCGCATCGTCCGGGCGCCGCTGAAGGAGATGACCTTCATCGGCGGCCGGTTCGCCCCGAAGATGGGTGCGCCAGGGGACGACGGGCCGCTCGCGGACTGGTGGGTGTACGAGGAGCTGCACCGGCCGCTGACCCGGCTGGACACCGCCGTCGGATACGACCGGGACGAGGTCAAACTCGAGGCCATCACCTACGAGCAGATGCGGCCCGGCTCCTTCTCGGTGCCCGACCGGCTCGCGGACATGGACGTCAACCACGTCCAGTCGGCGCTCTGCTTCCCGACCTTCCCCCGCTTCTGCGGGCAGACCTTCACCGAGGCCGCCGACCGCGAGCTGGGGCTGCTCGGCGTCCGGGCGTACAACGACTGGATGGTGGAGGAGTGGTGCGGCCCCGAGGCCCGGGGCAGGCTGATCCCGCTGATCATCGTCCCGCTGTGGGACGCCGAGCTGGCCGCCGCCGAGGTGCGGCGGAACGCGGCGCGCGGGGTGCGGGCCGTCTGCTTCTCGGAGATCCCGCCGAACCTGGGGCTGCCGTCGATCCACACCGACGACTGGGACCCGTTCCTCGCCGCGTGCGACGAGACCGGCACGGTCATCGCGATGCACATCGGCTCCTCCTCACGGATGCCCTCGACCTCCGCGGACGCGCCCCCCGCGGTCGGCTCCACGATCACCTTCGCCAACTGCTGCTTCTCGATGGTCGACTGGCTGATGAGCGGGAAGTTCGAGCGCTTCCCCGACCTCAAGGTGATGTACGCGGAGGGCCAGATCGGCTGGATCCCCTACATCCTCGAGCGCGCCGATGTGGTGTGGGAGGAGAACCGGGGCTGGGGCGGAGTGGCCGACAAGGTGCTGCGCCCGCCGTCCGAGCTGTTCGCGGAGCATGTGTACGGATGCTTCTTCGACGACGCCTTCGGGCTGCGCAACCTCGACGCGATCGGGGTCGGCAACGTGCTGTACGAGACGGACTATCCGCACTCCGACTCCACCTGGCCAAAGTCCCGCGAGGTGGGCGAGGCGCAGATGGGGCATCTGGCGCCGGACGTCGTGGAGCGGATCGTGCGCGGCAACGCGATCGACCTGCTGGGGCTCACGGCGGACGGGCTCTGGGCGGGGGCGCCGGGGGTGTAG